A stretch of the Tannerella serpentiformis genome encodes the following:
- a CDS encoding response regulator gives MTNVILVDDHELFRLGIRGSLKRADVCILGEAESGKQLFTLLKTLKPDLIFLDIILPDTTGIDIARRLRDSFPEIKILILSAENTMETVSDLLRIGIDGFISKRRCNSIELTKAVRVIMEGENYYGRDISSLMYEIVAMKRKMGKEGLVLFSDREAEIIRLSHEGLTAREIGERLYISRRTVETHKTHIFQKLGINNTHEMLQYAIRCGLISPDG, from the coding sequence ATGACCAACGTGATATTAGTGGACGACCACGAGCTCTTCCGGCTCGGCATACGCGGATCGCTCAAGCGGGCAGACGTCTGCATCTTGGGCGAGGCCGAGAGCGGCAAGCAACTCTTCACCCTGCTCAAGACGTTAAAGCCCGACCTCATCTTTCTCGACATCATTCTGCCCGACACAACCGGCATCGACATCGCCCGACGGCTACGGGACTCCTTTCCAGAAATCAAGATCCTCATCCTCTCGGCTGAGAATACGATGGAGACCGTCAGCGACCTACTCCGCATCGGCATCGATGGCTTCATCAGCAAGCGGCGCTGCAACTCCATAGAGCTGACTAAGGCCGTCAGGGTGATCATGGAGGGCGAGAATTACTACGGACGCGACATCTCGTCGCTGATGTACGAGATCGTGGCCATGAAGCGGAAAATGGGCAAAGAGGGGCTCGTGCTCTTCTCCGACCGCGAAGCCGAGATTATCCGCCTATCGCACGAAGGACTGACCGCACGCGAGATCGGCGAAAGACTCTACATCAGCCGTCGCACCGTCGAGACGCACAAAACGCACATCTTCCAAAAGCTCGGCATCAACAACACCCACGAAATGCTCCAGTACGCCATCCGATGCGGCCTCATCAGCCCCGACGGCTGA